Proteins from one Acidobacteriota bacterium genomic window:
- a CDS encoding FAD binding domain-containing protein: MRTAISPLHLRHPRTLRDALRLLRAEGPLVPLAGCTDVYVGLNFGTLGDTRFLDIWHLDGLRGIERREGVLRIGALTTYTDIIASPLVGRHLPMLVSAAREIGAIQIQNRGTIGGNIANGSPAGDTLPVLAASDALVELQSVDWTRKVPFASFYTGYRKTVMRPDELITAIEIPRVEGVQFFRKVGTRAAQSISKVVIAGVRAVHPRISFGSVAPTVIRVPQTEAALASGASMPEAQRILQTEIAPIDDNRSTSAYRRRVAANLLADFWATTA; this comes from the coding sequence ATGAGAACCGCGATCTCCCCGCTTCACCTCCGGCACCCGCGAACGCTGCGCGACGCGCTGCGGCTGCTGCGCGCGGAGGGTCCACTGGTTCCGCTGGCCGGCTGCACCGACGTCTACGTCGGCCTGAATTTTGGCACGCTCGGCGACACCCGCTTTCTGGACATCTGGCACCTGGACGGGTTGCGCGGCATCGAGCGGCGCGAGGGTGTGCTGCGCATCGGGGCCCTGACGACCTACACGGACATCATCGCATCGCCCCTGGTCGGCCGCCATCTTCCGATGCTCGTCTCGGCCGCGCGCGAGATTGGGGCGATCCAGATCCAGAATCGCGGCACCATCGGCGGCAACATCGCCAATGGGTCGCCCGCCGGTGACACGCTGCCGGTGCTGGCCGCGTCAGACGCGCTCGTGGAATTACAGAGTGTCGACTGGACCCGGAAAGTGCCGTTCGCCAGTTTTTATACCGGCTATCGCAAGACCGTGATGCGGCCCGACGAGCTCATCACGGCCATCGAAATCCCGCGGGTCGAAGGCGTCCAGTTCTTTCGCAAGGTGGGTACGCGGGCCGCGCAATCGATCTCGAAGGTCGTCATCGCCGGTGTCCGCGCCGTCCATCCTCGCATCAGTTTCGGCAGCGTCGCGCCCACCGTCATCCGCGTCCCGCAAACCGAGGCGGCGCTCGCCTCGGGCGCCTCGATGCCAGAGGCCCAGCGTATCCTGCAGACCGAGATCGCGCCGATTGACGATAACCGCTCGACTTCCGCCTACCGCCGTCGCGTCGCGGCGAACCTGCTGGCCGACTTCTGGGCCACCACGGCCTGA
- a CDS encoding PEGA domain-containing protein, which produces MSVFDHEQESGRGGMGKVLAIGAAVIVLLAAGFFGVSYFMKPAPPPKEAPPPVKTEAPRPAPRAVEPDVKSEEPKAATRPKPKKEKPVDAAPAPPAPTGPTLVIESDVPGASVFVDRKYLGTTPLRSTEVTAGTHQLNASASGEDGLVQNVEVGGTGETNITLKFREVRLNAQLSTVHKHGIGSCSGTLTATPGGMRYETDNKKDAFAFALKDLEVFEIDYQKKELKVKQRGGRTWNFTDKSDNADKLFVFHRDVSKARERLAAQAK; this is translated from the coding sequence ATGTCGGTGTTTGACCATGAACAGGAATCCGGGCGGGGCGGGATGGGCAAGGTGCTGGCGATTGGGGCAGCCGTCATCGTGCTGCTCGCGGCTGGCTTCTTCGGGGTGTCGTACTTCATGAAACCGGCGCCCCCGCCGAAAGAGGCGCCGCCTCCGGTCAAGACCGAAGCGCCGCGCCCGGCGCCCAGGGCGGTCGAGCCCGACGTGAAGTCCGAGGAGCCAAAGGCCGCGACGCGCCCGAAGCCGAAGAAGGAGAAGCCCGTCGACGCGGCGCCCGCGCCGCCGGCCCCGACCGGTCCCACACTGGTTATCGAGAGTGACGTACCCGGCGCCTCCGTGTTTGTCGATCGCAAGTATCTCGGCACCACGCCGCTGCGCTCGACCGAGGTGACGGCCGGCACACACCAACTCAATGCGTCGGCTTCAGGGGAGGACGGCCTGGTTCAGAACGTCGAGGTGGGCGGAACCGGCGAGACGAACATCACGTTGAAGTTTCGCGAGGTGCGCCTGAACGCCCAACTGTCCACCGTGCACAAGCACGGCATCGGGTCGTGCAGCGGGACGCTGACGGCCACGCCGGGCGGCATGAGGTACGAGACCGACAACAAGAAGGACGCGTTCGCGTTCGCGCTGAAAGATCTCGAGGTATTCGAGATCGACTACCAGAAGAAGGAACTCAAGGTGAAGCAGCGCGGCGGCCGGACCTGGAACTTCACCGACAAGTCGGACAACGCCGACAAGCTGTTCGTGTTCCACCGCGACGTGTCGAAGGCCCGCGAGAGACTCGCCGCGCAGGCGAAGTAG
- a CDS encoding (2Fe-2S)-binding protein, with protein MLNGKRTSVRAHPMKRLLDVLREDCHLTGTKEGCGEGECGACTVALDGRAVNACLVPIAQVRGATVTTIEGLKGRHPLQRAFAEQGGAQCGICTPGMVMAAIALGPHPTLDEVRTGLAGNLCRCTGYMGIYRAIKAATRSSKEQEGRTKKKVASNRSSVDGGTKPKRRPSL; from the coding sequence GTGCTGAATGGCAAACGGACGTCGGTCCGTGCGCATCCGATGAAGCGTCTGCTGGACGTCCTGCGCGAGGACTGCCACCTGACAGGCACCAAGGAAGGATGCGGCGAGGGCGAGTGCGGGGCCTGCACGGTCGCGCTTGATGGCCGGGCCGTCAACGCGTGCCTCGTGCCGATCGCGCAGGTCCGCGGCGCGACGGTCACGACAATCGAAGGGCTGAAGGGTCGCCATCCCCTGCAGCGCGCCTTCGCGGAACAGGGCGGCGCCCAATGCGGCATCTGCACGCCCGGGATGGTCATGGCGGCGATCGCGCTTGGACCCCACCCGACGCTCGATGAGGTACGAACCGGGCTGGCGGGCAATCTCTGCCGGTGCACGGGATACATGGGGATCTACAGAGCGATCAAGGCGGCGACAAGAAGCAGCAAGGAGCAAGAAGGAAGAACCAAGAAGAAGGTGGCCAGTAATCGGTCGTCAGTAGACGGTGGAACCAAGCCGAAGCGTAGGCCGAGTCTTTAG
- a CDS encoding xanthine dehydrogenase family protein molybdopterin-binding subunit — translation MSRYVGRNVARKDAASKTAGTARYVDDLTWPGLLYGRTIRSSIPCGEITGIRFGFDRSGFTVVDAGDIPGRNVVSLITDDQPCLASRLVRHAAEPILLIAHEDPERLHGAHVEVDYLPATPVFDADRSTHIFKHVRIEKGSLDDGFARADLIIEGEYRTGHQEHLYIEPNGMLAVPGDGGVTLYGSLQCPYYVHKALCTLLDLPADKVRVVQAETGGGFGGKEDYPSIIAGHAALLALKAGRPVKIVYDRVEDMLATTKRHPSIVRHRTGVMRDGRLVAMDISVVMDGGAYCTLSPVVLSRGCIHATGPYRCEHVRVDGRVVMTNTPPNGAFRGFGAPQTLFAVEVHMARIAEALGMDPVRLREKNAFRPGDVTATGQRLGRDTAALDVLRATVARSDFHKKRRAFRGTNRGIGLSLFFHGAGFTGSGEVYLASKASLELTTDGVRILVASTEIGQGQRTVHAQIVADTLGIPLDRVEVEAADTAFVPNSGPTVASRTTMVVGGLLKRCAEEMRERLGSRSPGQYRRTHGRLVITKQYEPPPGLVWDDENYRGSAYGSFGWGCEVVEVELDPVTFEVRPTRVTTAQEIGKAIFPLGVRGQIEGGTAQGLGYALLEDVVMRDGAMANAQLTNYIIPTTLDTPPMDIIILERPYAHGPYGAKGVGEMPFDGVAPAVVNAIRSLGIDIRQVPATPERVMEAMERHERGRDAQEPLPVQVRGRLPERPLEPSRQRSPEPVEGRRRGKRNSGVESRGLDEPGIAGLQPGNGAKR, via the coding sequence ATGAGCCGGTACGTTGGACGCAACGTGGCGCGAAAGGACGCCGCCAGCAAGACTGCAGGCACGGCCCGCTACGTTGACGACCTCACGTGGCCCGGGCTGCTCTATGGCCGGACGATTCGATCCTCCATCCCGTGCGGCGAGATCACCGGCATCAGGTTCGGCTTCGACCGCTCAGGGTTCACGGTGGTGGACGCCGGCGACATCCCGGGTCGTAATGTGGTGTCGCTCATCACCGACGATCAACCGTGCCTGGCGAGCCGCCTGGTGCGCCACGCGGCCGAACCGATTCTGCTCATCGCACACGAGGATCCCGAGCGCCTCCATGGCGCACACGTGGAGGTCGACTACCTCCCCGCGACACCGGTCTTCGATGCCGACAGGTCCACGCACATCTTCAAGCACGTGCGGATCGAAAAGGGCTCGCTCGACGACGGGTTCGCGCGCGCCGATCTGATCATCGAGGGTGAGTACCGGACCGGCCACCAGGAGCACCTGTATATCGAGCCCAACGGCATGCTCGCCGTACCCGGCGACGGTGGCGTGACGCTATACGGATCGCTCCAATGCCCGTACTACGTGCACAAGGCGCTCTGCACGCTGCTCGATCTGCCAGCCGACAAGGTGCGCGTGGTGCAGGCCGAAACCGGCGGCGGCTTCGGCGGAAAAGAAGACTATCCGTCGATCATCGCGGGCCATGCCGCCCTGCTCGCGCTCAAGGCGGGGCGGCCGGTCAAGATCGTCTACGACCGCGTGGAGGACATGCTCGCCACCACCAAGCGCCACCCGTCCATCGTGCGGCACCGGACCGGCGTGATGCGCGATGGACGGCTTGTGGCCATGGACATCTCGGTGGTGATGGACGGCGGGGCCTATTGCACGCTGAGCCCCGTCGTGTTGTCGCGCGGCTGCATCCATGCGACCGGCCCGTACCGATGCGAGCACGTCCGCGTCGACGGGCGCGTGGTGATGACCAACACCCCACCCAACGGCGCGTTCCGCGGATTCGGCGCGCCACAGACACTGTTTGCGGTTGAGGTCCACATGGCGCGCATCGCGGAAGCGCTGGGGATGGACCCGGTCCGGCTGCGCGAGAAGAACGCGTTCAGACCGGGTGATGTGACGGCCACCGGGCAGAGGCTCGGCCGGGATACCGCCGCGCTCGACGTGCTGCGCGCGACGGTCGCGCGGAGCGACTTCCACAAGAAGCGCCGGGCCTTCCGCGGCACCAATCGGGGCATCGGCCTGTCGCTGTTCTTCCACGGCGCGGGCTTCACGGGCAGCGGCGAGGTCTACCTCGCGTCGAAGGCGTCGCTGGAACTCACGACCGACGGCGTGCGCATCCTGGTGGCGAGCACCGAGATCGGCCAGGGGCAGCGCACCGTGCACGCGCAGATCGTGGCCGACACGCTGGGCATCCCGCTCGACCGCGTCGAGGTCGAAGCCGCCGATACGGCGTTCGTGCCGAATAGCGGACCAACGGTCGCGTCGCGAACGACGATGGTCGTCGGGGGACTGCTGAAGCGGTGTGCGGAGGAGATGCGCGAGCGGCTGGGATCGCGCTCGCCCGGCCAGTACCGGCGCACGCATGGCCGGCTCGTCATCACGAAACAATACGAACCGCCGCCGGGGCTCGTGTGGGATGACGAGAACTATCGCGGCTCCGCGTACGGCTCGTTCGGCTGGGGGTGCGAGGTCGTCGAAGTCGAACTCGATCCGGTGACCTTCGAAGTGCGGCCGACGCGTGTGACCACGGCGCAGGAGATCGGCAAGGCGATCTTCCCCCTGGGCGTACGGGGCCAGATCGAAGGCGGCACGGCTCAGGGCCTCGGCTACGCCCTGCTCGAGGACGTGGTGATGCGCGACGGCGCGATGGCCAATGCGCAGTTGACGAACTACATCATTCCGACGACGCTCGATACGCCTCCGATGGATATCATCATCCTGGAGCGGCCGTACGCGCACGGGCCGTACGGAGCCAAAGGCGTGGGCGAGATGCCATTTGACGGAGTCGCGCCGGCCGTGGTCAATGCGATTCGTAGCCTCGGCATCGACATCCGGCAGGTGCCGGCGACCCCGGAGCGGGTGATGGAGGCAATGGAGCGTCACGAAAGAGGGAGGGACGCGCAGGAGCCGCTGCCCGTGCAGGTAAGAGGACGGCTTCCGGAGCGGCCCCTCGAACCAAGCCGACAGCGAAGCCCTGAGCCTGTCGAAGGGCGCCGGCGTGGCAAGCGAAATTCGGGAGTCGAAAGTCGGGGACTGGACGAGCCTGGGATCGCCGGGCTCCAGCCCGGCAATGGAGCGAAGCGCTGA